The Epinephelus moara isolate mb chromosome 21, YSFRI_EMoa_1.0, whole genome shotgun sequence DNA window ATTATGCTGTAAATTTATTATAAAGCGATCAATGACAAACAGGGAGGTGATCATtaccaaaatgtgtttttattgaacagacaaaaacaggagGACATTTACACCATATATTAAATTCTGGGTATTGAAATATACGTCCaagcttagttttactgttcaGACCGAGTTCAGAAGGACTACATAGCCGGAGCTAGCCAATGAAATCTACCTGCAGCATTAATATGAACTCCCTGTGCTGAAGCTCTCCATAGCCTTGTTAGCAATGCAACACAGTCATCACACCACTCTCGCcgcctttctccctctctcagaACTCAAAGCCTTAAATCACAACACTAATCCTCGTGAACAGTATTTTTAACACGCGTTTGGACAGAAAGAACAGCAATAGGATTAGAGAGTCAGTAAAGAGGCTGAATCCCTAACTCATGCAGTTGATCTTCTTGCACGCTTAGAGACAGACACGGTAGCTGTTTCTTCATCTTTATTTCAGCCTTTTCAGAGGACAATATTTAGCCTCAATGGAGATCTTGTGGAatactgttgttattgtttttcaCTGACTTATCTGATTggaacaaaacttttttttgttggtttgtctTCTGAGGAGCCATCACAATGGAGGCTATGAAGCCCAAGTTGAAAGTGCTGAAAAAGCGTCGCTCCAGCCTTTTTGCGACCATAAAACGGGAGATGAGCTTTACGCAAAGCATTGAAGAACAGGAAAGTGAATTCCCTTTTTCACAGGACAGCTCTGTGAAAGCATGGACATCTATGGACAACCTTGACGCACCTGAAGAGAAAAAAGGTGCAAGAAAAgatcagaaaaaaattacaccCAACCCAAGGAAATCGAACATAGTCAACCTCAACATAGGAGGAAAGGTGTTTCACATTCCAAAGCATTTGGTTCTCAAATACCCCAAAACCAGGATTGGAGTCCTTGCCCTCTGCAACGATCCGGTGAAGCGTCTGACACTCTGTGACGATTACAATGTTCAGAATGACGAGTTCTTTTTTGACAGGGACCCCATGTTTTTCCACTACATCTTccacttttactgcagtaatgTCCTGTGGGTGATGGACAGTCTGTGTCCTGTCAACTTTGAGGAGGAGATGTCATTCTGGGGGTTGAAACTGAAGGACACTCCAAGGTGTGCTGCAGATACTTAATGCTCACTGTGTGTCTTGTATAGCTTGGTCTGTCGTTTGTGTATTTCAAGCAGCTCTTGTAAAATGATCTTCTCCTTGTTCTCAGGTGCTGCCGCATTCTGTTTGAGGAGAAAGTGGATGACATCAGAGACCAGCTGAAGGTGAACCAGGAGCTGCTCGACGAGATTAAGCCTCACCAAGATGGCGAGGGATACAAGACCATGTTTCTTGGAGACTTTCGGAAGATCCTCTGGGACTTGATGGAGAATCCTTACTCCTCTCTAGGAGCCAAAGCCTTTGCTGTGTTTTCCAGTCTCTTTGTGCTTATCTCTATTGTTGCCATGACACTGAATACAGTAAATGAACTCAGGCAGTATAAACTTGGTGGCAAAACCTACATGGAGTGGATAGAGGTTTCCTCCATCCTT harbors:
- the si:rp71-39b20.4 gene encoding potassium voltage-gated channel subfamily V member 2; translated protein: MEAMKPKLKVLKKRRSSLFATIKREMSFTQSIEEQESEFPFSQDSSVKAWTSMDNLDAPEEKKGARKDQKKITPNPRKSNIVNLNIGGKVFHIPKHLVLKYPKTRIGVLALCNDPVKRLTLCDDYNVQNDEFFFDRDPMFFHYIFHFYCSNVLWVMDSLCPVNFEEEMSFWGLKLKDTPRCCRILFEEKVDDIRDQLKVNQELLDEIKPHQDGEGYKTMFLGDFRKILWDLMENPYSSLGAKAFAVFSSLFVLISIVAMTLNTVNELRQYKLGGKTYMEWIEVSSILFFTLEYFLRLFTTSNIKHFVKSALNFVDVVAVMPYFLQIIFETFVMDSEDVSAKEDLKAMARVSKVSKVLKVVKLMRIFRILKLARHSTGMRAFGFTIRQCSEQVCCLFLFIAMGIFTFSALMHSVEVDQPGTPFSSIPDAWWWAAVSISTVGYGDVVPISYLGRCVAFGCISFGIILNGMPISILFNKFSDYYAKLKEQEYTYSNTERSFQLKKRLRRKFDSCFEPPPEESDDEIHYRPSGRQTTFDSDDFSTH